The following are encoded in a window of Onthophagus taurus isolate NC chromosome 3, IU_Otau_3.0, whole genome shotgun sequence genomic DNA:
- the LOC139429340 gene encoding uncharacterized protein has protein sequence MANGNVDFIKNILFTDESTFPLHGRHNPSVARYWSRDNEHKVYAARTQYPQKLNVWAGLVGDHIIGPFFIEGNLNGHKYLNILQNDVIPSLQQLDNVQFGSIWFQQDGCPAHNSRQVKEYLNAQFPNRVISICGTLTWPPRSPDLAPNDFFLWGYLKSKIYGFDEERTTNLDDLQTKIRNCIQDISPDILANVRRTFYDRLGYCLAQNGGLFEHLI, from the coding sequence ATGGCCAACggaaatgttgattttataaaaaacattttatttaccgATGAATCTACATTTCCTTTGCATGGTCGGCATAATCCCAGCGTTGCTCGATATTGGAGCCGTGACAATGAACACAAAGTTTATGCGGCTCGTACACAATatccccaaaaattaaatgtttgggCTGGCTTAGTAGGTGACCATATTATCGGTCCTTTTTTCAtagaaggaaatttaaatggtcataagtatttaaacattttgcaaaatgacGTAATCCCATCGCTTCAACAATTAGACAATGTTCAATTTGGAAGTATctggttccaacaagatggttgcccgGCTCACAACAGCCGGCAAGTTAAAGAGTATCTTAACGCACAATTTCCAAATCGTGTAATATCTATTTGCGGAACGTTAACTTGGCCGCCTAGATCACCAGATTTAGCCcccaatgatttttttctatggggatatttaaaatcgaaaatttatggttttgatGAAGAAAGGACAACCAATCTGGATgacttacaaacaaaaattcgcAATTGTATACAGGATATTAGTCCCGATATACTAGCGAATGTAAGGCGAACTTTTTACGATAGACTGGGCTATTGTTTAGCACAGAATGGTGGTTTATTTGAACacctaatataa